One Leopardus geoffroyi isolate Oge1 chromosome B1, O.geoffroyi_Oge1_pat1.0, whole genome shotgun sequence DNA window includes the following coding sequences:
- the LOC123596394 gene encoding uncharacterized protein LOC123596394, which translates to MPPILQARVNSVTTVVENKKPQPVVIAQDPIELVVFLSALCGKMGAPYCIIKGKARRGRLVHRKTCTTVTLTQVNLEARRALAKQVEASRTNDDNRYVEIHCHWGGNTQVQSGWVTLPRWKRQRTVHQTGLRAHCWVFAPPPSQAGGSWLHVHPWHAGLSGHKSVTASLQQPVSPVVVERDWEVGGGPSPGDCGQLESLWGATTLSSPCSVLRSIPCQCAPHMPCAPLKLML; encoded by the exons ATGCCACCTATCCTTCAAGCAAGGGTTAATAGTGTCACCACCGTAGTGGAAAACAAGAAGCCTCAGCCGGTAGTGATTGCACAGGATCCCATTGAGCTGGTCGTCTTCCTGTCTGCCTTGTGTGGTAAGATGGGGGCTCCCTACTGCATCATCAAGGGGAAGGCCAGGCGGGGGCGTCTGGTCCACAGAAAGACCTGCACCACTGTCACCCTCACCCAGGTAAACTTGGAAGCCAGGAGAGCACTGGCTAAGCAGGTGGAAGCTAGCAGGACCAATGATGACAATAGGTACGTTGAGATCCACTGTCACTGGGGAGGCAACACCCAAGTTCAGAGCGGGTGGGTCACACTGCCAagatggaaaaggcaaagaactGTCCACCAAACTGGGCTAAGGGCACACTGTTGGGTTTTTG cgCCACCACCTTCCCAGGCAGGAGGCTCATGGCTCCATGTCCATCCCTGGCATGCGGGGCTCTCGGGTCACAAGAGCGTGACAGCCTCACTGCAGCAGCCAGTCTCCCCAGTGGTGGTGGAGAGagactgggaggtggggggaggccccAGCCCTGGGGACTGCGGGCAACTGGAGAGCCTGTGGGGAGCGACCACACTGTCCTCGCCATGCTCTGTCCTGCGCTCCATCCCCTGCCAGTGTGCTCCCCACATGCCCTGTGCACCTCTTAAATTAATGCTTTAG